Genomic window (Balnearium lithotrophicum):
GCCTTCAGACCTAAGATTGAGGTAATAGTTAATGAAAACTTGTCAAGAATGAATGAAATCTGGAAGAGACTTATAAACGGAGAAATAACAGTTTACTAAGGGGGATTTGTCCCCCTTTTCTATCTATCCTCCATAAAAAATTTCTTTCCATTAAAGCTCTCAAAGATGTAACCATCTTTAATTTTTCTAAACCTTTTAGGCATTACTGGAACCTTTCCAAGCCCTCCAGGACCATCAACTGCATAGTAGGGAATCGCCAGAGGGGAGAGCCTTTTAAAGAGCTCTTTCACAATCTCAACTCCTAGTGTTATAGTAGTTGAGAAGTGCATAACTCCCTTAACGGGGTCACAGTGGAAGAGGTAGTAGGGACGAACCTTTATCCTTTGAAGTCTTGAAAAGAGCTCCGTTAGAGTATCAACGTTGTCATTTACTCCCTTCAGTAGAACAGTTTGATTGTTTACTGGAATTCTCCTCTCCAAAAGCCTCCCCACTGCCTCCTTTGAGACTTCCGTAATCTCATCAGGATGGTTAAAGTGGGTGTTTATCCAGACCTTTTTTCCCCTTTCAAGGACGTTTAATAGGTTCTCATCAAACAACCTTTCAGGGTCAACAATCGGAATTCTCGTCCCTATTCTGACAATATCAACGTGTTCTATTCTTTCTAAACCCGATAGAAGTCTTTCAAGCCTTTCCAAAGGTAGGGTAAGAGGGTCTCCTCCAGATATTAAAACGTCCCTAACTTTAGGATTTTCCTTGATGTAAGAAAGAGCTTTCTCTATCTCCCCTTCGTCTATAAAAAATTTCGGCTTAAGCCAGTTCCTCTTTCTCATACAGAATCGGCAGAGGACAGGACAGAAATTTGTCGTTACGATTAAAACCCTGTCTGGATACCTGTGTGTAAGGAAGGGGGTTTTCTTATCCCTCTCCTCACATAGAGGGTCAAGCTCCCCAGGAGATTGAATTTCCTCATCAATTTCCTCCAAAGAGGGTAGGAGCATCCTTCTTACTGCTTTTGAGCGGGAGGCAAGTTTTAAATAGTAAAGACTTGAGGAAAAGGGAAAAACAGGAACCACCTCTTTAAAGGCCCTCTTTTCCTCCTTAGAGAGGTTGATGTGGCTTTCGACATCTGAAAGTTCCGTTAAGACTCTACTCAAACTTCCACCCACACGTTTCAAGCTCGCCGTAGATGGAGTCCCTCTGTCCAAATCGGACAAATTTAATCGTATCCTTTTCGAGTTTTAAGTAAACTGCCCTGTATTCGCCGTAGGGAGAAGTAACTCTTATTCTGTAGATATCGTGCTTGCCGTCCCTCTTCAGGAGCCTCGATGTTGAATTAATCCTTGAAAGTGAGGAGATAAAGCTGTCAAAGAGGAAAGGCCTTACAGAGACCTCTTTAACCATGTCCTTTCTAAACCTCTTTGAGAAGAGAACCTTAATGTTTTTACCCCCGGCAACGAAACTTCCGAGTGAGTTGAGGGCAACTTCAATGAAGAGCTCCACCTTAGATTTAGGAACCTCCTGAGACCTTAGCTTCTCTATCTCCCTGTTCTTCTGTGAAATCTCTCCCTTGAGCTTGGATATCTCCTCATTAAGGGACCTAATTTTTTCTCTGTACTCGTCAATCCTGCTAAGCTCTTTTTCTTTCTCCTTAATCTCGTTTTCCCTCTTTTTGAATTCCGAAACTTGATTCTGAAGGACTGCTATTTCCCTGTAGAGCTCTTTTATCTTCCTGTCCTTTCCCTTTAGCTTTTCATTCAAATTCTTAATCTGACCTATTAAATTTTCCCTCTTTTGTACCTTCCTCTCCTTTCTCTCCTCCAACGTTTTGAGTCTCTTTTCCTCTGCCTCTAAAAAGAACCGCTCTATATCGCTAAAACCCTTTTCCATTGCAATTCTCCCTCGGTGAATTAAAATCAGGAAACTATGAGGATACTAATAGAAAATTTAGGTCACTCTACATTCCTGGTAAAGTTAGGTGGTTTGGAGATACTGACAGACCCCTTTTTGAGCGAATCTGCAGGTGGAATAAAAAGGGTAGTTCCACCAGCAAGGAGTCCGGAGGAGCTCTCTCCAGACGTTGTTCTCATCTCCCACGCCCACTACGACCACTTAGACCTGAAAACACTTTACAGATTAGGAGGAAAGTTTGAAGTACTGACTCCCAAAAACTGCCAGAAGGTTATCAAGGAGAAAAAGGTTAAGGAATTAGACTACTTTGAAACAGTAGAATACAAAGGGATAAGTTTTACGCTCGTTCCTGCAAGACATAACAGAGGAAGAAATATCGTCTATCCAGACACAAAGGTAGGGGGATTTATAGTAGAGTGGAGAGGAACTACAATCTACTTTGCAGGGGATACTGCATTCTCTGAGCACCTTTACAACCTTGTATCGTCCAAATTTAAGGTTGATATCGCAATGCTTCCAATAGGGGGATTCCTACCTGCCATTTTCAGGAGATTCCACCAAACTCCCGAGGAGGCAGTTAAGGGATTCAAAATTCTAAGGGCAAAAGTTTTAATCCCAATTCACTATGGTACGTGGCACGTTATTCCTTTTTACGTTAGGAAGGAAAGAGCAGTTGAAAGACTTCTCTCCTACAGTTATATTTCACAGATTAAGAGTAGAGTAAGTGTAATTTATCCAGGGAAAAAGAGAGAGATAGAAATATGAAGTTTAGAAAGCTGATAATAGGAATTTTCATCGTAACTGCCGTTGTATGTTCGGGAGGAGACCTACTTCTATCCTCAAATACCTATACAAACCATCCAAAGGTATCTGAAGTTGTTGCTGAAAATAATTTAAATCCTGAAGAAGGAGAAATTAAAGAGAAAAAGGAACTACCTGAAACGGCTCTCCTCTATAAATTTACCCTTAAAATAGCTCAAAGGTTTAAATCCTCCCCACCGAGGGCTTCCCCTCCTGTTTAAAATTCCATAAAACCACTTTTTCTAAAACCAAATCTGGAGGGAAGCCTTGATTAATGCAATTTTAAAGAAGGTTTTTGGTAGCAGAAATGAGAGAATTATTAAGAAAATAAGACCAATAGTCGATAGGATAAATTCACTTGAAGGTGAATTTGAAAAGAAGAGTAGAGATGAACTCCTTTCACTGACAAACAAATGGAGGGAGGAGCTCTCCAAAATCCCTGACGACAGAGAAAAGTTCAGATACATGGACAGGATACTTCCAGAGGCATTCGCTGCAGTTAGGGAGGCTGCGAAGAGGACTCTGGGAATGAGGCACTACGATGTTCAGCTAATCGGAGGAATAGTTCTCCACCAGGGAAATATTGCAGAGATGAAGACAGGAGAGGGAAAAACCTTAGTTGCTACTCTTCCATCCTACCTAAATGCCCTTGCAGGAAAGGGAGTTCACGTCGTCACAGTTAACGACTACTTAGCAAAGAGGGACGCTGAGTGGATGTCCTCAGTTTACAACTATTTAGGTTTATCCGTAGGTTACCTTCAGAATCAGATGGAGAAGGAAGAGAGAAAGGAGATGTACTCTAAGGATATAACCTACGGAACAAGCTCCGAATTTGGTTTTGACTACCTAAGGGATAACATGGTCTTCTCAAAGGACGATAAAGTTCAGAGGGAACTCTTTTACGCAATAGTTGACGAGGCAGACTCCATTTTCATTGATGAGGCAAGAACGCCCCTGATAATTTCTGGACCATCTGAGGAGAGTGTTGACGTTTACTACATTGCAGATGGAATTGTAAGACAGCTCAAAAAGGACAGGGACTTTAAGGTTGAGG
Coding sequences:
- a CDS encoding KamA family radical SAM protein is translated as MSRVLTELSDVESHINLSKEEKRAFKEVVPVFPFSSSLYYLKLASRSKAVRRMLLPSLEEIDEEIQSPGELDPLCEERDKKTPFLTHRYPDRVLIVTTNFCPVLCRFCMRKRNWLKPKFFIDEGEIEKALSYIKENPKVRDVLISGGDPLTLPLERLERLLSGLERIEHVDIVRIGTRIPIVDPERLFDENLLNVLERGKKVWINTHFNHPDEITEVSKEAVGRLLERRIPVNNQTVLLKGVNDNVDTLTELFSRLQRIKVRPYYLFHCDPVKGVMHFSTTITLGVEIVKELFKRLSPLAIPYYAVDGPGGLGKVPVMPKRFRKIKDGYIFESFNGKKFFMEDR
- a CDS encoding MBL fold metallo-hydrolase, encoding MRILIENLGHSTFLVKLGGLEILTDPFLSESAGGIKRVVPPARSPEELSPDVVLISHAHYDHLDLKTLYRLGGKFEVLTPKNCQKVIKEKKVKELDYFETVEYKGISFTLVPARHNRGRNIVYPDTKVGGFIVEWRGTTIYFAGDTAFSEHLYNLVSSKFKVDIAMLPIGGFLPAIFRRFHQTPEEAVKGFKILRAKVLIPIHYGTWHVIPFYVRKERAVERLLSYSYISQIKSRVSVIYPGKKREIEI